The Sphingobacteriales bacterium nucleotide sequence TTTTCGGATGATGCTTTAGGAACTTTGGATGCTATAGGTATTGCAGAAGCAATTGCATCTAAAAAAATATCAGTACAAGAAGCAACAGAAGCAGCAATTGCAAGAGCAGAAAAAGTGAATGAAGAATTGGGCGCAATTATTCTAAAAACATATGATGATGCAAGAAATATTGAAAGACTAAATAGAAATGGTGCGTTGTATGGTGTGCCAACTTTTATAAAAGACAATGATTTTATAAAAAATTACCCAACACAAAAAGGTACAGGCGCATTCAAATCAAAAATTGCAAAAAAGAATAGTAAATATGTCAATCAGTTTTTCTCAACTGGCGTAAATTGCCTAGGCAAAACAAGCTTACCTGAGTTTGGTTTTATTTGTAGTACAGAAAATGATCGTTGGGGAATTACAAAAAATCCATGGGACACAGATTATACTACTGGTGGCTCTTCTTCTGGCTCTGGAGCTATGGTGGCAAGTGGTGTTGTACCTATTGCTACAGCAAATGATGGTGCTGGTTCTACGCGCATACCTGCTGCATGCTGTGGTTTAGTAGGCTTAAAGCCAACACGCAAACGATTATTCTACATGGAAGGAACGGAGACTTTGCCAATAAATATTGTTTATCAGGGTGTGCTTACAAGAAGTGTTCGTGATACTGCATTGTATTATGCTGAAGCTGAGAAATTCTTTCATAATAAAAAACTACCCAAGATTGGTTATGTGAAAACACCAATTCAAAAAAAATTAAGAATTGCATTTTTTGAGAATCTTCCAGAAGGCAAGCAAGGACACATGGATGAAGATACTTTTCGTGTGCAATTAGAAACAGCAAAATTATTGGAAGATCTTGGTCATCATGTAGAAATGATAAAAGTACCATTGGATATTGAATCGCTAACAATACACTACCTTACTTATTATGGTTTTTTATCTTATATGTCAATAAATTTTGGTAGATTAACGCATGGTGCAAAAGTTGATAAATCTGTATTGGAACCATTTACATTAGGTTTGGCTAACACGTTTTCTGGTAGAAAGCTAAAATTATTCAATAGCTTGAGTACCTTGAAAAAATCTGCAGAAAATACTGAGGCTGAACTGAGCCAAAAGTATGATATAATTATGACTGCTACTACTACTAAAACTACACCAAAAATTGGTTATTTCTCGCCAAATTTAGAGTATGATGAAATTGCAAAACGTGGTGCAGATTTTGCAACTTATTTGCCATTATTTAATATTTCTGGATCTCCAGCAATTTCTTTACCGTTAGGCATTGCATCAAATGGAATGCCTGTTGGTGTGCAACTTGTATCACCATTTGGACAAGATGCTTTATTGTTAGAATTGGCTTTGCAACTTGAATCAGCTAAGCCATGGAAATTTATTTATGATTAAAATAAACCGAATAATTCTGCGTTGATTTTATCTACAACTTTTCCAAAATCTTCTGGTTTATCTGCAAAGTTTAAGTTATCAACTGAAATTACTAAGAGTGGACCTTCTTTGTAATTCTCAATCCAATTATCGTAATATTGGTTGAGTTGTTTTAAATAATCTAATCTGATATTATCTTCATAAGCTCTACCTCTTTTTTCAATTTGAGATACAAGTGTACCTAGTGATGCTTTTAGATAGATTAATAAATTGGGTGGCGTAATTTGCTTGTTTATAGTTTTAAACAAGCTGATATAATTTTCAAAATCTCTGGTACTCATCAAACCCATTTCATGTAAGTTTGGTGCAAAAATATGAGCATCTTCGTATATTGTTCTATCTTGAACCACTGTCTTTTTGCCTTGTTGTATTTCTACTAATTGTTGTAATCTACTATTTAAAAAATAGATTTGTAAATTGAATGACCAACGTGGCATATCAGCATAAAAATCATTTAAGTAAGGATTGCTTTCAACATCTTCAAATCTTGCTTCCCAATTATAATGTTTAGCTAATAAATCAGTAAGCGTAGTTTTACCAGAACCTATATTTCCAGCAACTGCAATATGTTTTATTACTTCTTTTTCAATTTCAGGTTGTTGGTTTTTCTTCGCCATGATTTCTTTCTATTGTATAAAAATAAGGTATTCTAATTAATCAAAAAAGTTAATTCCAAAATTTATTCAAGCCCATTAAATCTTTAACATGTTCTATTGTAAATTGTGCACTCTTTTTTGCTAAAGTTGCACCATGTTCTGCAACATCTTTTAAATATTTTGGTTGAGCTTCTATTTCTAAAATTTTTTCTTTAATAGGTGCTGTAAAAAGTACAATATCTTCAGCCAATTGTTTCTTCAAATCACCATATCTTATGGTGCATTGATTGTATTGTTCATCAAAAAATTGTACTGTTTCTTCTTTAGAAACCAATTCCATTAAAGTAAATAAGTTCTGTATTTCAATTGGTTTTTCTTGATTTGGTGTTGTTGGTCCAGCATCAGTTTTTGCACGCATTACTTTTTTTCTCATAGACTGTTCGTCTTCTCGTAAAAATATAGCATTTGCTTCGCCTTCACTTTTGCCCGTTTTTCCACTACCATCTAATCCTGGCACTTTGATTAACTTCCCAGAAAAATCAAATGCTTGTGGCTCTGGAAAAAATTCTTCATTATATCTATGATTAAATCTTTGAGCAAAATTTCTTGCCATTTCCAAATGCTGTTCTTGGTCTTTTCCAACAGGTACTTTATGCGCTCTATGTATTAGAATATCAGCAGCCATCAAAACAGGATAGGTGAGTAGTCCTGCATTTATATTTTCGTGATGTTTCTTTATTTTTTCTTTAAAAGAAGTACATTTTTCTAATTCGCCTTTGTAAGCGAGCATATTAAGCAATGTATATAATTCTGTAATTTCCGGCACATCACTTTGTATGTAAAGCACTGATTTTTCTGGATCTAAACCACATGCAACATATTCTGCTAAAGTTGCTTGTGTAGAAACTTTAAGCATCGCAGGATCTGGATGTGTTGTTAGTGCATGTAAATTTGCAATAAAGAAGTAACAATCATAATTATCTTGCATGAATAAAAAATTCTTTACTGCACCAAAATAATTACCTAAATGAAGATTTCCTGTGCTACGCACACCACTCAATACACGTTCTTTCATACATCAAAAATACGGAAAAATAGATAATTAAAAAAAACATCTTATTATACAATAATTAACTTTGATGTAAAAAAACATTTAATAATAAATTATAAAGTACTTGCGAATTAAATCAAATATGTAATTGCCAATATCATTTAATTATTTTTAACCTATATTTCTCATATTTTTTATTAGTTTAGACAAATATTATACGCAAAAAAATGAAAAAAATACTTTTAAACATCACACTTATTCTTACTGTATTTTATGCTACATCAAACGACAGAAATAAGTATTTTGAAATGGCTAAAAACTTAGAACTATTTACTAATGTATATAAAGAGTTAAATGCATCATACGTAGATGAAATAGATCCAAATCAATTAATGACGGATGGTATTGTAAAAATGCTCGAAGGCTTAGATCCTTTTACAAACTACATTACTGGAGCAGATATTGATGAATACCAAATGCAAACTACTGGAAAATATGGTGGCATTGGTTCTAGAATAGCAAAAATAAATGATAGAATTGTATTAACAGAACCATATCAAGGTTATCCTGCTTACAAAGCTGGTTTAGAACCTGGTGATGTAATTTTAGAAATTGATGGCAAATCATGTACAAAATACAACTCATCTGAAGTGAGTGAGTTACTAAAAGGTGAACCAGGTACAATGATAACTTTGAAAGTACAAAAAGCTGTGAGTAATGAAGAGAAAACATACACTTTTGAGCGTGCAGAAATAAAATTGAATAATGTTGTATTTGCAGAAATGCTAAACAATGAAGTTGGCTATATAAAACTTATTTCATTTACTGATGATGCTGCCAATGAAGTTCAAGAAGCAGTACTTAAGTTTAAGAAAAACCCAAGTTTAAAAGGTATAGTTTTAGACTTAAGAGGCAATGGTGGTGGATTGTTGGGCGAAGCCATAAATATTTGCAATACATTTGTAGATAAAGGCACAACAATAGTAAATACAAAAGGAAAAGCACCTGAAAATAATTATGAATATGCGACTCAATCAAATCCAATAGATATAAATATTCCAATTGCAGTATTGATTGATGGTGGCTCTGCATCTGCATCTGAAATTGTTTCTGGTTCTATACAAGATTTAGACAGAGGCGTAATTATAGGCAATAATTCTTATGGAAAAGGACTTGTACAATCTACCAAACCATTAGGTTACAAATCAAAATTAAAACTTACAATTTCTAAGTATTACATTCCAAGTGGAAGATGCATACAAAGAATAGATTATAGCCATAGAGATGAATCTGGCCATGCAAATACAATTCCTGATTCTTTGCGTACTTCATTTAAAACCAAAAACGGACGTACAGTAAAAGATGGTGCTGGAATAGAACCTGATATTAAAACTACAGAAGCAGAAGTAGCACCAGTAACTATAGCATTATATGTAAACAACCATATATTTGATTATGCAAACTATTACAAATACAATAATAAAACACTTAGAGATAGTGTACAATTTAATATAAACGATGTTGAATACAATAATTTTATCGAATTCTTAAAAGGAAAAGAATATAAATACACATCAAAAACTGAAGAATCAATCAAAGAATTGAATAAATTGATAAAAGATGAAAATTATTCTGATGAAATAAAACATACACTAAGTGATATTGAGAAAAAAATTGAAAATGATAAAACGCAAGATTTAATAAAGTATAAAAAAGAAATATCAGAACTACTAAATCAAGAAATTGTATTCAGATATTACAACGAAAAGGGGAGAATTGCAAATAGCTTAAATTATGATACAGATGTAAATACAGCAAAAAAATTACTAGCAAATCCTACACAATACAAAGAAATTTTAACAGTAAAAAAATAATGTCGGTTTATATTTTATGTATAGACACAGCACTTAGTACTTGTTCTGTAGCAATTTTCAAAGACAAAGCACTAATTGCTTCCGCCAAAGATGAACGAATCAATACAGCATCTGAGCATATAAACATGCTTATTCAAAATGTATGTGAAAAGGCAAATTTAGAGCTAAAAAACATAAATGCAATTGCATTAGCATTTGGGCCAGGCTCATACACTGGTTTAAGAATTGGTGTATCTATAGCAAAAGGCATTTCGTACACATTAGACATTCCAATTATTGCCATATCTACCTTAGAAATAATGAATTATAAAGCATTAGAGTTATATCCTAAAACAGATTTTTACCTACCAAATATTGACGCAAGAAGAGATGAAATCTATTTTTCTTTATATGATGATAAAAAAAACATAGAAATTAATGAGCAGCCAAAGATTTTAGATAAAAGTTTTAAAAAAATATTTGAAACAGAAAAAACTTTTACAATTTTTGGAAATGCCACAGAAAAAATAAAGCTATTTTTAGAAGAAAACAAAAATAGCACATATATCATTGACTTTGAATATAATGCAACAAACATTGGACAATTAGCACATCAATTATTTATAGAAAAAACTTTTGTAGATACTGCATATTTCGAACCAAATTACATAAAACCATTTTTCTTGCATACAAAAAAAGCATAACATGCAACCTTTTAGCATTCATATGCAACTATATCTGTAAAACAATTAATATGACAATGACAGCAGTTGAAAAAACATTATTTGGTTCAGATTACAAATACTTAGAACCAATTCAATTGAAAAAGGCAAACATTACACTTAATGCATTGAATCATAAGCTAAGAAGACAAATGTTAGAACTAATTAACAATAAAGAAAAAATTACAGTTACAGAGTTATTTATTGAAATGAGATTAGAGCAATCCATTGCTTCTCAACACTTAGCAATACTTAGAAGAGCTAGAATTGTAAATACTATTAGAGATGGAAAATTTATCTATTATTCTGTAAATAAGGAAAAAATAGAAGATATCAACAAGATTGTGAAGTCAATTTTGGCCTAATTTTCCCCAAAACAAAACATATTTTAATTACTTAATGTTAAATTTTACAAATTATGTATGAATTAAATTAATTCTTATTATATTTGTACTAACTAAACTATTAATTAAAATATTTTTTATGGAAAAATTAGAATTAAACAACGAACAAATCAGCAAAGCAGCAGATTTGTTGAAGGCAGTTGCGCATCCATTAAGAGCAAAAATCGTTAAGTTAATTAACGAAAAGGGTGAAGTAAACGTGAACATCATTTACAGCACTTTAAAAATCGAACAATCAATTACATCGCAGCATTTAAAGATGTTAAGAGGTGTTGATGCTGTTAATGCTAGAAGAGATGGAAAAAAGATTTTTTATTCATTAAATGCAGAAAAGTTCAAAGTATTGAACAAAGCGGTTTCTATCATTGATGAATACAAACCAAAAGCAGCACCAGCTAAAAAGAAAAAATAAGAATATAATTCTTACAATTATGATGGGTTTTCTTTTGAAAACCCATTTTTTATTAATGTTATTTTCTAATGCCATTTTTTATATCAAAATAAATTCTACAAGTATCCATTATACACAATTTCTTCAACCAACATTAATAGCACCAACTTTTATCCTCAGTAGTTTATCGCTAAAAACCAATGAACGTGGAAAATAGATATAAACTTCACTTGCAAACTTCGTTTGCAGTTCGTAACTTCGCAAATCAGCCGAATATTGGTGGCAACCCAAGAAAGACACACTGTAAATAAGAAAGTATGACAACAAAAGAAGATAAAAAGAAAATTTGCTTTGTTATTTCACCAATTGGAGAAGAAGGCTCTGAAACAAGGGAACGTTCCGACCAAGTTTTAAAACACATAATAACAAGCCCAGCAGAACAAAACGGATATACAGTTGTTAGAGCAGACAAAATTTCTGAACCAGGAATAATCACTACCCAAATAATTGAACATATTGTAGATGCTGAACTTGTAATCGCTGACTTGACAGAAAAAAAACCTAATGTTTTTTATGAATTAGCAATTCGTCATGCTATACGCAAACCTTTAGTTCAAATGATTAGAAAAGGTGACATAATTCCATTTGACGTTGCAGCTACAAGAATTATACAATTTGATCTTCGCAACCTTGACAGTGTTGCTTCTGCGAAAGAAGAAATTACAAATCAAATAAAGTCTTTGGAAGCAGGAAACAGTGATTTTCATAATCCAATTTCTGTTTCATTAGACTTAAAAGTTTTAAAAGAAAGTGGGAATGTTGAAGAACGTTCATTAGCTGACATAGTAGAAGCAGTTTCAGATTTGCGTATTGCAGTAACTTCACAGGACAAAGCAAATATATCACCAAAATATCTTGACGAGTTGAAAATGATGATAGACAGCATACCAAACAAAGTTGAAAGCCGACTTGACGAATTTAGACGAAGACGAAAAAGATTTCATCCAATGATGTTTGACGAAATGATGCATTTTGAAATGAAAATGGAAGACCCAAATATTGGCTTTCTTATGATGGTGAGTTTTTATAGAGATGACTACCCTTGGATTTACGAGTTAGGACTTGAAACATACAGAGCCTTAAAAACAACTAAATCAAAGACAGAAAAAAGAAAAGCAGTTGAAAATTTTGAAAGAGCAATTGAAATGATAGGACACCCGATGTTCAGAGAAATGTATGGAGAATCAAAAGAGTTATATATGTTCAGTAAAGACATACGACATATGATGCACATATTATTAGAAAAACGATTTTTAATTGAAGAAGAAAAACCTGAATAAAATGGGCAGCCACCAACATCGGTGGCAGTTGCACAACGTGGTTTTTTTGGTGTTAGTTTTACATAGCTTATATATCATATATTATTAGTATTAATACATAGTTGTTTGCTTTCGTTTTGTTCTCTGGTATCTTGTGGCACTTCTAATTAAACCTGAATTATTCATTAGCAAATGAATAATTCAGGTTTAAAAACTTTTAGCGAAGACAGAATAACACAGTGCATATACTAAAATCGACAATAAACACCTAATGGTAATTGTTGTTGTTGCGCAGATGGTATATAGATTTCGCCATAATCTATTGTTGATACTGTTAGCTTGTTTTTTGCTAAATTGTCGTTCATCAAATTTCTAATAATTAATGATGAAAAACCTAATGAATAGCTGTTTAATACAAAAAAATGTTGCTCATTGTCTAATAGTTTTAAGACATCAGATAGCATTTCATTTATTTGCTGCTCTAGCTTCCAGCTTTCACCATTTGGACCATGTCCATATGCTGGTGGATCTAAGATAATACCATTGTATTTTTTGCCTCTTTTTACTTCTCTTTTTACAAACTTTAGTGCGTCTTCTACTACCCAACGTATATCTGTAAGTTGCGAACTCAACATATTTCTATTTGCCCAACTTACAACTTGTTTTATAGCATCTACATGTACTACATCTGCGCCTGCTGCTTTTGCAGCAAGGCTTGCGCCACCTGTGTACGCAAATAAATTGAGCACTGTGCATGTTTTATTTTGTGTAATTATCTTTTTGGTTTGATTAAAAATAAAATCCCAATTAACGCATTGTTCTGGAAATACACCTACATGCTTGAACTTTGTTAATGCAAGATTGAATTTTATTGTTTTATGTTTATCTAATTTATATACTATATTCCAAGAGTCAAGCATTGGCTTATGTTTTTTCCAAATACCAGAAGAACTAGATTGTGCAACAAATTCTGCATGTGCTTGTTTTCTCCATTGTTCTAAAGATAGTTTACTATCCCAAACTGCTTGTGGTTCTGGTCTTATCAGAATATATTCGCCAAATTGTTCTAATTTTAAAAAATTACCAGAGTCTAGTAATCTGTAATCCTCAAAATTATCTAATGCTAGTGTAGATATCTGAATCATTAATCTTTATTTTTTCTAAAATACAATGCACCTATTAAATTTCCAATATTACAAGTAATAAGATTGGACAAGAATGTAGAAAGCAATAAGAATGGTACAGTCATGTATTTTTTTCCTGCTTCTATAAATGATTC carries:
- a CDS encoding helix-turn-helix transcriptional regulator codes for the protein MEKLELNNEQISKAADLLKAVAHPLRAKIVKLINEKGEVNVNIIYSTLKIEQSITSQHLKMLRGVDAVNARRDGKKIFYSLNAEKFKVLNKAVSIIDEYKPKAAPAKKKK
- the trpS gene encoding tryptophan--tRNA ligase, coding for MKERVLSGVRSTGNLHLGNYFGAVKNFLFMQDNYDCYFFIANLHALTTHPDPAMLKVSTQATLAEYVACGLDPEKSVLYIQSDVPEITELYTLLNMLAYKGELEKCTSFKEKIKKHHENINAGLLTYPVLMAADILIHRAHKVPVGKDQEQHLEMARNFAQRFNHRYNEEFFPEPQAFDFSGKLIKVPGLDGSGKTGKSEGEANAIFLREDEQSMRKKVMRAKTDAGPTTPNQEKPIEIQNLFTLMELVSKEETVQFFDEQYNQCTIRYGDLKKQLAEDIVLFTAPIKEKILEIEAQPKYLKDVAEHGATLAKKSAQFTIEHVKDLMGLNKFWN
- the tsaB gene encoding tRNA (adenosine(37)-N6)-threonylcarbamoyltransferase complex dimerization subunit type 1 TsaB codes for the protein MSVYILCIDTALSTCSVAIFKDKALIASAKDERINTASEHINMLIQNVCEKANLELKNINAIALAFGPGSYTGLRIGVSIAKGISYTLDIPIIAISTLEIMNYKALELYPKTDFYLPNIDARRDEIYFSLYDDKKNIEINEQPKILDKSFKKIFETEKTFTIFGNATEKIKLFLEENKNSTYIIDFEYNATNIGQLAHQLFIEKTFVDTAYFEPNYIKPFFLHTKKA
- a CDS encoding deoxynucleoside kinase, whose translation is MAKKNQQPEIEKEVIKHIAVAGNIGSGKTTLTDLLAKHYNWEARFEDVESNPYLNDFYADMPRWSFNLQIYFLNSRLQQLVEIQQGKKTVVQDRTIYEDAHIFAPNLHEMGLMSTRDFENYISLFKTINKQITPPNLLIYLKASLGTLVSQIEKRGRAYEDNIRLDYLKQLNQYYDNWIENYKEGPLLVISVDNLNFADKPEDFGKVVDKINAELFGLF
- a CDS encoding amidase, whose protein sequence is MGKKINAFSDDALGTLDAIGIAEAIASKKISVQEATEAAIARAEKVNEELGAIILKTYDDARNIERLNRNGALYGVPTFIKDNDFIKNYPTQKGTGAFKSKIAKKNSKYVNQFFSTGVNCLGKTSLPEFGFICSTENDRWGITKNPWDTDYTTGGSSSGSGAMVASGVVPIATANDGAGSTRIPAACCGLVGLKPTRKRLFYMEGTETLPINIVYQGVLTRSVRDTALYYAEAEKFFHNKKLPKIGYVKTPIQKKLRIAFFENLPEGKQGHMDEDTFRVQLETAKLLEDLGHHVEMIKVPLDIESLTIHYLTYYGFLSYMSINFGRLTHGAKVDKSVLEPFTLGLANTFSGRKLKLFNSLSTLKKSAENTEAELSQKYDIIMTATTTKTTPKIGYFSPNLEYDEIAKRGADFATYLPLFNISGSPAISLPLGIASNGMPVGVQLVSPFGQDALLLELALQLESAKPWKFIYD
- a CDS encoding class I SAM-dependent methyltransferase; translated protein: MIQISTLALDNFEDYRLLDSGNFLKLEQFGEYILIRPEPQAVWDSKLSLEQWRKQAHAEFVAQSSSSGIWKKHKPMLDSWNIVYKLDKHKTIKFNLALTKFKHVGVFPEQCVNWDFIFNQTKKIITQNKTCTVLNLFAYTGGASLAAKAAGADVVHVDAIKQVVSWANRNMLSSQLTDIRWVVEDALKFVKREVKRGKKYNGIILDPPAYGHGPNGESWKLEQQINEMLSDVLKLLDNEQHFFVLNSYSLGFSSLIIRNLMNDNLAKNKLTVSTIDYGEIYIPSAQQQQLPLGVYCRF
- a CDS encoding PDZ domain-containing protein: MKKILLNITLILTVFYATSNDRNKYFEMAKNLELFTNVYKELNASYVDEIDPNQLMTDGIVKMLEGLDPFTNYITGADIDEYQMQTTGKYGGIGSRIAKINDRIVLTEPYQGYPAYKAGLEPGDVILEIDGKSCTKYNSSEVSELLKGEPGTMITLKVQKAVSNEEKTYTFERAEIKLNNVVFAEMLNNEVGYIKLISFTDDAANEVQEAVLKFKKNPSLKGIVLDLRGNGGGLLGEAINICNTFVDKGTTIVNTKGKAPENNYEYATQSNPIDINIPIAVLIDGGSASASEIVSGSIQDLDRGVIIGNNSYGKGLVQSTKPLGYKSKLKLTISKYYIPSGRCIQRIDYSHRDESGHANTIPDSLRTSFKTKNGRTVKDGAGIEPDIKTTEAEVAPVTIALYVNNHIFDYANYYKYNNKTLRDSVQFNINDVEYNNFIEFLKGKEYKYTSKTEESIKELNKLIKDENYSDEIKHTLSDIEKKIENDKTQDLIKYKKEISELLNQEIVFRYYNEKGRIANSLNYDTDVNTAKKLLANPTQYKEILTVKK
- a CDS encoding helix-turn-helix transcriptional regulator; translation: MTMTAVEKTLFGSDYKYLEPIQLKKANITLNALNHKLRRQMLELINNKEKITVTELFIEMRLEQSIASQHLAILRRARIVNTIRDGKFIYYSVNKEKIEDINKIVKSILA